The nucleotide sequence TGACCTGTTCTAGCTAATTCTAAGCATCGATAAGGACTACCTCGCCAACCTAGACCAGATAGCAATACATTCGTATCAAATACGACTATTGGATACATGGTCTATCCTCATGAATTAAATCATTAATAAAATCCTCGCGTTCTTCGTCAGATAAAGTATCCCAATTGATTCCTCTTTCAGTACACAATCTTCGCAATTGACTTTCACCATAGTCTAAGCGTTCTTGACGTTGGGTTTCGGTTTCTTTTGCAAGTTCTAGCAACACCATCCGTTTTTGTTCTAGTGGCAATTGTTGGATCAGATCAATAATTTGTTCTGTTGTTAAAGTTAAGGTGGGCATTATAATCATCCTCACAGATTAGAGAAAGATAGCGAATGTCGTTAAAGTATAGCATTTTTATTATAACTTTAATTTTTTTTAATGTATAAAATACTCTTACATAATTTTTATAGACAAATATCAAACCCAGTTTTCAATTGTTGGACGATGTAACCAATCTATGACTTTTTGAGGATTATCGACATATTTTTTTAAATCTGGATCAGGCCAGATATGAAGTTTATCTTTACAACCCACTATTTCTGCTGCTGTTTCAATAGCTTCCCATTGTCTTAAAAAATCTTCTGACCAGGAACGTTTAGTCATGATAGAATTTGCCCACTCTAAGCCTGCTGCAATCATTCGTTTTCCATTAGTTCCTCGCGCATTAATGGGTTCCCAAAAAATCACTTCTGGTTCTAATCTTATGATTTTATCTAAATAGGTTTTAAAGTTATCTAAAGTTAAAGTAGGCGGAGTAGGTGCCATTGCAATATAAAGACGACATCCGGCTTTTTGACCTTTTAATAAAGCTTCATACCGTTTAGATGGAGGAGGAGCTTGGGGTTCAATTTGACGACTGAGTTCATCATCTAAATAGGGTAAACTCATACCAACTGTTAAATTAGGATAATTGAAAATATCTAAATCATTTACCCATAGACGTTGCCTTTGAGTGAATTAATGGATATAAAGATTAATATAGCAAAAAACCCAGGTTTAGAACTCCTCCACCATCCATTCTGACGATCTCCCGCCTAAATCTAGGGGAATACTAACGGCTTTTCCTAAACGGGGTTTTTCACGGGTATTGAGAATATAATGTTTCACCTGTTCAGTGGTTCCCCAGCTATTCAAATAATCGGCGATCGCATTCAAATGGGCAATATATTCAGCTTCACTGAGGGGAAAAGACATTTGTTCTAAATATTTCCACATAATTTGCAGAAAGATTTTACCCCGTGTCCGTCGTAATTGTAGATCGTAGGACACGCCCCATTTATCTAATAAAAGTTGACGTAGATCTTCACCTGTCATCACTACTTTCCCCCCTAAGATTAACTGCCAATTCCTAACCCTCTAGCTAACCCTGGTGTCAGGGGAAATAGGGTTGCAATCATCAAAAATAAAACCAATAATCCCAAGGCGGCGCGAGTATCATCGGGCTCGGTTAATTCATTTAAACTGGGGCGTTCTAAATTCCGTTGTAAAATCAAAATTACTAAAGCCCAATAAAGTGCTAAAGGATTGGCTAAAGATGCGATCGCTAATACAATAAAGGTTGCTAAGGTTGAACGTCCGGCAATTTTTCGACCATAAATCGCCTGCATAATTCGTCCCCCATCCAATTGTCCCGCAGGCATTAAATTTAAGGCAGTAATCACTAATCCAAACCACCCAATTAACGCCAAAGGATGAATATCTACGGTGGCTTGATGCAATTGTGAGCCTAAAATTGCCCGTGATAAAGTTCCGACCAAAACTGATCCTTGAAAAAATTCCGTTGGAACTTTAAATAAACTCCCTGGATGAGATAGAAATAACCCACTAATTAACATTAATAACGATAATCCCCCTCCGGCGGCTGGCCCTGCAAAAGCGACATCAAATAAAACCGTTCTATTGGGTAAAACCGATTCAAAACGGTTGAAGGCGCCAAAGGTTCCGATTTGAATCGTCGGAATAAAAAACGGCCAGCTAAATTTAATATTATGACGTTTGGCGAGGACTTGATGGGCAATTTCATGGAGCATTAAAATGGTGATAATCCCGATGGCAATCGGTAAAAGTTCAGGATAGCGATTAATATTTTCAGAAAAATCGAATCCTAATAATAAACCAGCCGCTTCAAAAATAGTACCAACCGTAATTACCCCTAAAATAAGTGCTAAAATTTTTTGAGTGATTGAAGTTGTTGCGGGTTCATTGGTGCGGGGAAGAACAATCACAACGGGTTTACCATCAGGATTATCCACTAAAAATAACCGTAAGTGATCGCCAATTCGTTGTTGTAATTTCGTAGATAATTGTTGATAAGCCGTTTCAGGATCACTGCGAAGATTTCCTTTAAAAATTGCCCCATCTTGATAGGGAATGGTTTCTGTGGCAAAAAACGTATCAACGCCAAAAATCCCTTGAATAATTTTGAGATCTTCGGGAGATAAAGGAACAGGTTGCAAAGGAGAAATCGGGTCAGAAACAGGGGGTGTGTGATGGGTCGTTTCCGATGAAGTTGAACTGTCCACAGCATCAAGTTTGGGTTCCGGGGGAGACACTGCATCTTGATTGGCGATTTCGCGGAGTTTTCGGCCAATCATTATATATAACCCTGTGGAGGCTACAAATAAGAATAAGATACTAACCACATTCAGGTAGATTCCTAGGGCTGCCAAGGTGAAAAATAGCAACCAAGGGGACATTAACGCGACGGATTGCAACCAGGATAATAAACCTAGTTTTCCGTAAGGTCTAGCGCGATAATACCCCCAACCTAGGATGCCAAGGACAACAAAAAGAACTAGAACAGTGGTGTT is from Planktothrix sp. FACHB-1365 and encodes:
- a CDS encoding site-2 protease family protein, yielding MFTASDNTTVLVLFVVLGILGWGYYRARPYGKLGLLSWLQSVALMSPWLLFFTLAALGIYLNVVSILFLFVASTGLYIMIGRKLREIANQDAVSPPEPKLDAVDSSTSSETTHHTPPVSDPISPLQPVPLSPEDLKIIQGIFGVDTFFATETIPYQDGAIFKGNLRSDPETAYQQLSTKLQQRIGDHLRLFLVDNPDGKPVVIVLPRTNEPATTSITQKILALILGVITVGTIFEAAGLLLGFDFSENINRYPELLPIAIGIITILMLHEIAHQVLAKRHNIKFSWPFFIPTIQIGTFGAFNRFESVLPNRTVLFDVAFAGPAAGGGLSLLMLISGLFLSHPGSLFKVPTEFFQGSVLVGTLSRAILGSQLHQATVDIHPLALIGWFGLVITALNLMPAGQLDGGRIMQAIYGRKIAGRSTLATFIVLAIASLANPLALYWALVILILQRNLERPSLNELTEPDDTRAALGLLVLFLMIATLFPLTPGLARGLGIGS
- a CDS encoding DUF3067 family protein, yielding MTGEDLRQLLLDKWGVSYDLQLRRTRGKIFLQIMWKYLEQMSFPLSEAEYIAHLNAIADYLNSWGTTEQVKHYILNTREKPRLGKAVSIPLDLGGRSSEWMVEEF